The following are encoded together in the Brassica napus cultivar Da-Ae chromosome A9, Da-Ae, whole genome shotgun sequence genome:
- the LOC106402550 gene encoding uncharacterized protein LOC106402550, whose protein sequence is MAEQPQQQQRSSDSSPPQLKLPSFVVNLFPFLQPKSPASVNGADGAPKPAGGVSKDKETQNSTVSFPYNPPKSAEPLKVEAEPSSGSTSNSLVIWQVYALGGFLVLKWAWARWNERNATSDKKEEEEDDDDQAPHPEDD, encoded by the exons ATGGCTGAACAACCACAGCAGCAGCAGCGTAGCTCCGATTCTTCTCCTCCTCAGCTGAAGTTACCTTCTTTCGTCGTTAACTtgttcccctttctccaacccAAGTCTCCTGCTTCTGTTAACGGCGCCGATGGTGCTCCTAAACCCGCGGGAGGAGTCTCCAAGGACAAGGAGACTCAGAACTCGACGGTCTCTTTCCCTTACAATCCTCCCAAGAGCGCAGAGCCACTCAAGGTTGAAGCCGAGCCTAGTTCCGGAAGCACTTCCAACTCCCTCGTCATTTGGCAG gtATATGCACTTGGAGGGTTTCTGGTCCTGAAGTGGGCCTGGGCGAGATGGAATGAGAGGAACGCCACAAGTGACaaaaaggaggaggaggaggatgatgatgatcaagCTCCTCATCCCGAAGATGATTGA
- the LOC106402508 gene encoding uncharacterized protein LOC106402508, translating to MAHQDKLDHHRCNDSDAQDPTSMTIEFLRARLLAERAVSKSARAKLDGLADKVAELEEQLKIVSLQRKKAEQATADVLAILAENGFNDVSDGYDSTSDQESYSQTSSVSGKSLSWKGRRREAAASSDKAKEPRNRRQRGFESAYIWRPRHRQGRSCRQIKRSESRTVSEDHKGDGNAIVDTEVVPNASEEASKTVDDVAVTKGDQIFQNVLEKKDSMDINLERALAKRAQVIGSFEDMEETQKQWEKNFTDNKSSALDSCDVGNHSDVTDESNGEKTQTQLQGSTLVANEADQGSPDHSVTSSSDKCCKSCGTKALEQDAFPSGDKGKQIPESPKSESSHSQSSQGISQHSSSTIQPNSRGSSFRSNATTFQKVDYPLVPASKEKSDNCETVLTALQQAKLSLQEKVNSLHTRKPEYQSESSYPSTPGSYALSIEAAPGSKSSLPASNTGSMVEFPVGCAGLFRVPTDVSPDASTRNSILASASTQKALISHTPDTSPPLSMDERPLTTPYIGGLKLYAGFREDTQESRHYKARPSVSGSVISGFGGNQLSSSTSLNLDRQVSTYTHMTPTRSLYPDSVLRSREMYSTPYYTRAVGFPPSGGSGPGDGLFRRV from the exons ATGGCTCATCAGGACAAGTTGGATCATCATCG GTGTAATGATTCAGACGCACAAGATCCTACTTCAATGACCATTGAGTTTCTCCGTGCGCGTTTACTTGCTGAAAGAGCTGTTTCCAAGAGCGCAAGAGCTAAGCTTGATGGCCTCGCTGATAAA GTGGCAGAGCTGGAGGAACAGCTAAAGATTGTGTCTTTACAGAGAAAGAAGGCAGAACAAGCGACTGCTGATGTCCTCGCCATCCTTGCAGAAAATGGGTTTAATGATGTCTCTGACGGTTATGATTCAACCTCTGATCAAGAAAGCTACTCTCAGACGAGTTCAG TGTCTGGCAAAAGTCTGTCATGGAAAGGGCGCAGGAGAGAAGCGGCAGCTTCTTCCGACAAGGCCAAGGAACCGCGTAATAGGAGACAGAGAGGTTTCGAGTCTGCTTATATTTGGCGTCCAAGACACCGCCAAGGAAGGTCTTGTCGACAAATAAAACGCAGCGAATCAAG AACTGTATCTGAAGATCACAAGGGAGATGGAAATGCAATTGTTGATACTGAAGTGGTTCCCAACGCGAGTGAAGAGGCATCCAAAACtgtggatgatgttgctgttaCGAAGGGGGACCAAATCTTTCAGAATGTTTTAGAGAAGAAAGACAGCATGGATATCAACTTGGAGAGAGCGTTGGCGAAACGTGCACAAGTTATAGGTTCTTTTGAAGATATGGAAGAGACTCAAAAGCAGTGGGAGAAAAACTTCACAGATAATAAATCATCTGCCCTG GATTCATGTGACGTAGGAAACCATTCAGATGTAACAGATGAAAGTAATGGAGAAAAAACACAAACTCAGCTTCAAGGTTCCACACTAGTAGCCAATGAAGCTGACCAAGGTTCGCCTGATCATTCAGTAACATCATCATCTGATAAGTGCTGCAAAAGTTGCGGAACCAAAGCTTTGGAACAAGATGCATTTCCTTCAGGAGACAAAGGAAAACAAATACCTGAGAGTCCTAAAAGTGAGTCTTCTCATTCACAGAGCTCTCAAGGTATCTCCCAGCACTCTTCATCAACTATTCAGCCAAACTCGAGAGGTAGCTCCTTTCGTAGTAATGCCACTACCTTCCAGAAAGTAGATTACCCTTTAGTTCCAGCGTCAAAGGAGAAGTCTGATAATTGTGAGACAGTGCTCACTGCGCTGCAGCAAGCTAAGCTGTCTCTGCAAGAGAAAGTCAATAGCCTACATACCAGAAAACCTGAGTATCAATCTGAAAGCTCATATCCTTCAACACCAGGTTCATACGCATTATCCATAGAGGCAGCACCTGGTTCCAAATCATCTCTCCCTGCTTCCAACACCGGGTCCATGGTAGAGTTTCCTGTTGGATGTGCTGGACTTTTCCGAGTACCCACTGATGTTTCACCTGATGCATCAACGAGGAACAGCATTCTAGCTTCTGCGAGTACTCAGAAAGCTCTGATTAGCCATACACCTGACACGAGTCCTCCTTTGTCAATGGATGAGCGTCCTTTGACTACCCCATACATTGGTGGACTAAAACTATATGCAGGCTTCAGGGAAGATACTCAAGAATCTAGACATTATAAAGCCAGACCAAGTGTTTCAGGCAGTGTCATCTCTGGTTTTGGAGGTAACCAACTATCATCCTCAACTAGCCTCAACTTAGATAGACAAGTGAGTACGTATACTCACATGACACCTACTCGAAGCTTGTATCCTGATTCAGTTCTGCGTAGTAGAGAGATGTATTCGACTCCTTATTACACACGTGCGGTTGGGTTTCCTCCTAGTGGTGGTTCAGGACCGGGTGACGGCTTGTTCAGGCGAGTATGA